The candidate division TA06 bacterium genome segment CCCGGAACCCAGGGGTTCTATGGATTTCTGGGCGCATTTCTCGTAATGATGAGGCTCGGCGTCATCTCAGGTGACATCCCCGCCATCACGACGTTGCAGGGGTTGCAGGTAATGCTGGCCTGCGCGCCCGTGGGCTTTGCAGGTCTCGTCTCTGCCATACATCAGGGTCTGGTCTGCTCGGCTGGTGTGAACCTTACTGCCAAAAGAGGTGATCAGGCGATGAAAGGCGTCATCTATGGCGTCATGGTCGAGACATACGCGGTTCTTGGCCTTCTAATCACCATTCTGCTTCTCATGGGCATCAAGTTCGGTTGAGGTTTGACATGGCTGAAAAGGTCGTTTCGAAAATAATCAACGAGGCGGATGCGAAGGCAAAGGAACTAGTAGCCTCCGCGAGAACACAGGCTGAGAGAATTGCCAAGCAGGCCTCTCATGAGTCTGCCAGAATCGCTCAACAGGCGAAGGAAGCCTCGGCGAAAAGAGCCAGTGAGGAGAAACAGAGAGTTCTGTCTTCAGCAAATCTGGACATTCGGAAGGCTATGCTCGAGAAGAAGCAGGAACTGATGGATGAGGCCTTCCAGAAGGCAATAACCCGGCTGAGACAGAAGAACAAGAAAGAATATGTCGACCTCATAAAGGAACTTCTTCTAAAATCAGTGGAGACAGGAACAGAGGACGTGATAGTGGGCACTGCTGACAAGGATATCATCGACTCGAAGGTGATATCTGCGGTGAACAAGAAACTGGGGAGAAAAGGAAACCTGACCCTCTCAAAGACTTTTGGTTCAATGGCGGGTGGCTTCATTCTAAGAAGAGGCAAGATCGATACGAACCTCTCTTTTGATGGACTGATAGAGCTGGCCAGAGAAGGTCTTGAGACCGAAGTGGCAAAGATACTTTTTGAAGAGTAGGAGACGATGTACACGAAGTATCCTGGATTCGCTGCCGAAGACGCACGATACGCTTATGCAGTCGGCCGAATAAGAGCGCTTGAAACGAAACTGCTGGATAGACAGCGGTTTGACAGGATGCTGGACGCTCAGTCTGCGGATGAGGCCTTGCATGTGCTTCAGGATACAGATTATGGAGTCCACATGGGTGAGCTCAAAGGTGCCTCAGAATATGAGAGAGTCCTTGCTGCTGAGCGGAGAGTTGCGTTCGACCTATTCGAAAAGCTTTGCCTGGATAAACCTGCACGCTCGATGTATTTCTCCAGATTTGACTTCCACAACATAAAAGTCCTGTTGAAAGCGAGAGCGACGGAGCAGGATTTCAGCGGCCTCCTCTCATCACAAGGTGAATTCGACCACTCAGAGATGATGGATATCTTCAGCGAGGAGAGTTTTGAGAAACTCCCCCAGCATCTGGGCGAGGCAGCTCTACAAGGAATGGAAGCCTTCCAGTCATCAGACAGCCCCAGACTTCTGGATATCGCGGTGGACGATTTAGAGCATGAGTACAGGCTGAATCTGGCCTATCAGTTGTCAAACGATTTTCTCATAGGCCTCCTAAGGCTCAAGGCCGACATCCATAACATCTTGACATTGTACAGGACAAAGTGGCTTGGTGAAGATTTCAGACTTTTCGAGACTGCAACTCTCTCGGGCGGATTTTTGGAAAAAGAGAGACTGAGGCACGCCTTCCAGGAACCCTGGGAAGGAATGCCTGCCAGGTTCGCAGTCACCCCCTACATAGAGATAATTGAGGCTGGCGGCTCAGACGTCGTCGCTAACGGCTCTTTCTCCAAGCTGGAGAAGGCCGCCGACGATTATTTGATGGGATATCTGAGGCTCACGAAGATGGTCACATTCGGCATCGAGCCTCTCTATACATACTTGCTCGTGAAAGAGAACGAGGTAAAATCGATACGTATGGTGATGGTAGGAAAACTATATGGAATCCCCGGGCAGATGATAAGAGAGAGACTGCCCATTATGTTCTAACATAGGTAATGTAGAAGATGGAACCAAGAATAGAAGGCAAGATAGCTGCAATCGGCGAGAGAGATCTGATTCTGCCTCTAAAGGCTGTGGGTGTAGACATCTTTCCCACTGGTAGTCCGCAAGAGGCAAGTTCTATCGCACGGAAACTGGCGAAGGAGGATTATAGCATAATCATGGTCACTGAAGACCTTGCAGCTGAGATGCACGAGGTTATGATAGCGTACCAGGGTCAGCCTGTGCCGACCATTCTACCCATACCCTCAATTGCTGGTTCAGCAGGTTTTGCCATGAGCAGATTGAGGAACGCCATAAAGAAGGCGGTAGGAACAGACATTCTAGCTGAGAAGAAATAAACAACAGGAGACTCAATATGCAGGAAGGAAAAATCATAAAGGTTTCTGGACCTCTGGTGGTTGCGGAAGGGATGAGCGGCGCACGAATGTACGACGTTGTAAGAGTGAGCGAAAAAAAGCTTGTCGGTGAAATAATTGAACTAAAGGGCGATCTCGCTTCCATCCAGGTCTATGAGGAAACTGGCGGCATCGGCCCCGGTGAACCGGTATATTCGACCGGGAAACCTCTATCGGTTGAACTCGGACCAGGACTTGTGGAATCGATCTATGATGGGGTCCAGCGTCCACTGGATATCATAAGAGACATGGTGGGCGAGAACATCACAAGGGGATTAGACGTACCTGGTTTGGACAGGAAGAAGAAATGGCACTTTGAGCCTGTTGCCACCAAGGGGCAGAAAGTTCAAGCAGGAGACTTTCTTGGTAAGGTAAAAGAGACAATCCTTGTAGACCATTTCGTGATGGTTCCCCCGAATGTCGAAGGCGAGGTCGTGGCGATAAAAGAGGGCGATTTTACTGTCGAAGAAACGGTCGCGATCCTGAAGAAGGACGGCAAGAGAAAAGAGCTGTCCATGTTGCAGCGGTGGCCTGTGAGGATACCAAGGCCATACAAGGAGAAAATGGCTCCCCAGGAGATGCTTTCTACCGGGCAGCGAGTCATAGACATGTTCTTCCCCATCGGCAAGGGAGGCACGGCGTGCTGCCCTGGTCCGTTCGGCTCTGGCAAGACTGTGATCCAGCATCAGCTTGCGAAATGGGTGGACGCAGACATAATCCTCTTCGTTGGGTGCGGAGAGCGGGGTAACGAGATGACCGATGTGCTGATTGAGTTCCCCGAATTGAAAGATCCTCGCACCGGAGAGCCCTTGATGAAGCGGACGGTCCTTATTGCAAACACTTCAAACATGCCGGTCGCTGCGCGTGAAGCATCTGTATATACGGGGATGACCATCGCCGAATATTACAGGGACATGGGATACTCTGTCGCCCTTATGGCAGACTCAACATCGAGGTGGGCCGAGGCGATGAGAGAAATCTCCGGGCGACTTGAAGAGATGCCTGGCGAAGAAGGATATCCCGCTTACCTGTCTGCCAGGATAGCTGCATTCTATGAGAGGGCCGGAACCGTGATCTGCCTGGGCAGCGGAGAGAGAAAAGGAGCTCTTTCTGCAATAGGAGCAGTCTCGCCGCCGGGCGGCGACCTATCTGACCCTGTGGTTCAGGCCACACTGAGAGTCGTGAAGGTCTTCTGGAGCCTCGAAGACAAACTGGCTTACAGAAGGCACTTCCCTGCCATCTCGTGGCTGAACAGTTATTCTCTCTACACGGAAAGCCTCAAGGACTACATCAAGAAAGAGCTTGCTGAAGATTTGCCTGACTTACAAGCAGAAGCGATGAAACTCTTAGAACAGGAATCTGAACTTGAAGAGATAGTCCGGCTTGTGGGTATTGATGCCCTTTCGGCTGACGACAGGCTTGTTTTAGAAGTTGCACGCTCCATCAGAGAAGATTTTCTCCATCAAAATGCTTTTCACGAGATTGACACATACACATCCATGGAAAAGCAGAGGGCCATCCTGCACACCATCCTGCGCTACCATCAAAAGGCGAAGGAAGCAGTGAAGAAAGGAATATCTATCGAGGACATATCCTCAATACCGGTCATGGAAAGGGTGGCGAGAGCGAAATATCTTTCTGAAGATAACGTGGAAGATATCACAAAGCTGGGCGAAGAAATAGACAAGCAGATCGACGGTCTCATTACCAAGTCAGTAGCTTAGGGGGATTCATAATGCTCAAGGAGTACAAGACAATAACGGAGGTATCCGGCCCACTCATCCTTGTGGAGGGGGTCGAAGGTGTCAAATACGAGGAACTGGTCGAGGTTGAGCTCGCCTCAGGTGAGACGAGGAGGGGGAGAGTTCTTGAAGTAGACAGGGATAGGGCCTTGGTCCAGATATTCGAAGGGACAAGAGGAATAGACGTCCCCGGGTCAAAGATAAGGTTTCTAGCCAGAGGCATAGAGCTCTCTCTGTCCAAGGACATGCTGGGCAGGGTCTTCGACGGCCTGGGAAGACCCATCGATGGAGGACCAAAGATAATCCCGGAAGAAAGGAGAGACATTGCCGGCGCACCACTCAATCCATATGCAAGAAACTATCCGAATGAGTTCATTCAGACAGGCATTTCATCAATTGACGGTCTTAACACTCTGGTCAGAGGGCAGAAGCTCCCTATATTCTCAGGCTCCGGCCTCCCTCACAACACGATGGCCGCACAAATAGCGCGCCAGGCGAAGGTCCTCGGCAAAGAAGAGTCATTTGCAGTCGTCTTCGGTGCAATGGGCATCACTTTTGAAGAGGCCCAGTTCTTCATCAAAGACCTGAAAGAGACAGGGGCGATGGAGAGGGCAATCCTTTTTCTCAACCTGGCAGACAACCCGGCAATAGAAAGGATAGCAACTCCACGCGTCGTCTTCACTGCTGCCGAGTACTATGCCTTCACCCTTGGCGCCCACGTCCTGGTTATCCTCACTGACATGACCAATTACTGTGAAGCTCTGAGAGAGATATCTGCTGCCAGAAAAGAGATACCGGGAAGAAGAGGGTATCCAGGCTATCTTTACACCGACTTGGCTACCATCTATGAGCGAGCAGGAAGGGTTAAGGACAAACCAGGTTCCATCACGCTCATACCTATACTCACCATGCCTGAGGATGATAAGACCCATCCAATACCAGACCTCACAGGATACATTACCGAGGGGCAGATAATTTTGTCCAGGCCTCTCTATAAGAAGAAAGTTGGTCCACCCGTTGACATAATGCAGTCTCTCTCCAGGCTGAAGGACAAGGGGATAGGAGCTGGCAAGACCCGAGAAGACCATTCCGACCTGTTCAACCAGCTGCTTGGATCGTACGCCAGAGGCAAAGAAGCAGAGGAGCTGACAGTAATCCTCGGAGAAGCTGCTCTATCCGACATGGACAAGCTGTACCTCGTCTTCTCCAGAAGCTTTGAAGAGGAGTACATATCGCAGGGGAACTATGACAACAGAAGCATAGAGGAGACTCTCGATCTGGGATGGAAACTCCTATCAATCTTCCCCGATGCCGAGTTGAAGAGAATAAGAGAAGAGTTCCTGGAGAAGTATATGCCGAAGTTCAGGAAAAAGAGCGAGGAGCTGAAGGTTGAAGCTTGATGTGAACTCCACCAGGATGGAGCTTTTGAGGCTCCGCAAGAGGGTGGTGCTCGCCCGAAGGGGCCACAAGCTCCTGAAAGACAAGCAGGATGAGCTTCTCCGCCAGCTCATGGACCTGGTGAAGTTGGTGACAGACTTGAGAAAGACCGTG includes the following:
- a CDS encoding V-type ATP synthase subunit K, which translates into the protein MFDPLGLTLAIAGAALAVVLGGVGSAKGIGTVGRTACGVLAEQPEKFGSLLILVVLPGTQGFYGFLGAFLVMMRLGVISGDIPAITTLQGLQVMLACAPVGFAGLVSAIHQGLVCSAGVNLTAKRGDQAMKGVIYGVMVETYAVLGLLITILLLMGIKFG
- a CDS encoding V-type ATP synthase subunit E, whose product is MAEKVVSKIINEADAKAKELVASARTQAERIAKQASHESARIAQQAKEASAKRASEEKQRVLSSANLDIRKAMLEKKQELMDEAFQKAITRLRQKNKKEYVDLIKELLLKSVETGTEDVIVGTADKDIIDSKVISAVNKKLGRKGNLTLSKTFGSMAGGFILRRGKIDTNLSFDGLIELAREGLETEVAKILFEE
- a CDS encoding V-type ATP synthase subunit C, with the translated sequence MYTKYPGFAAEDARYAYAVGRIRALETKLLDRQRFDRMLDAQSADEALHVLQDTDYGVHMGELKGASEYERVLAAERRVAFDLFEKLCLDKPARSMYFSRFDFHNIKVLLKARATEQDFSGLLSSQGEFDHSEMMDIFSEESFEKLPQHLGEAALQGMEAFQSSDSPRLLDIAVDDLEHEYRLNLAYQLSNDFLIGLLRLKADIHNILTLYRTKWLGEDFRLFETATLSGGFLEKERLRHAFQEPWEGMPARFAVTPYIEIIEAGGSDVVANGSFSKLEKAADDYLMGYLRLTKMVTFGIEPLYTYLLVKENEVKSIRMVMVGKLYGIPGQMIRERLPIMF
- a CDS encoding V-type ATP synthase subunit F, coding for MEPRIEGKIAAIGERDLILPLKAVGVDIFPTGSPQEASSIARKLAKEDYSIIMVTEDLAAEMHEVMIAYQGQPVPTILPIPSIAGSAGFAMSRLRNAIKKAVGTDILAEKK
- a CDS encoding V-type ATP synthase subunit A, which codes for MQEGKIIKVSGPLVVAEGMSGARMYDVVRVSEKKLVGEIIELKGDLASIQVYEETGGIGPGEPVYSTGKPLSVELGPGLVESIYDGVQRPLDIIRDMVGENITRGLDVPGLDRKKKWHFEPVATKGQKVQAGDFLGKVKETILVDHFVMVPPNVEGEVVAIKEGDFTVEETVAILKKDGKRKELSMLQRWPVRIPRPYKEKMAPQEMLSTGQRVIDMFFPIGKGGTACCPGPFGSGKTVIQHQLAKWVDADIILFVGCGERGNEMTDVLIEFPELKDPRTGEPLMKRTVLIANTSNMPVAAREASVYTGMTIAEYYRDMGYSVALMADSTSRWAEAMREISGRLEEMPGEEGYPAYLSARIAAFYERAGTVICLGSGERKGALSAIGAVSPPGGDLSDPVVQATLRVVKVFWSLEDKLAYRRHFPAISWLNSYSLYTESLKDYIKKELAEDLPDLQAEAMKLLEQESELEEIVRLVGIDALSADDRLVLEVARSIREDFLHQNAFHEIDTYTSMEKQRAILHTILRYHQKAKEAVKKGISIEDISSIPVMERVARAKYLSEDNVEDITKLGEEIDKQIDGLITKSVA
- a CDS encoding V-type ATP synthase subunit B, coding for MLKEYKTITEVSGPLILVEGVEGVKYEELVEVELASGETRRGRVLEVDRDRALVQIFEGTRGIDVPGSKIRFLARGIELSLSKDMLGRVFDGLGRPIDGGPKIIPEERRDIAGAPLNPYARNYPNEFIQTGISSIDGLNTLVRGQKLPIFSGSGLPHNTMAAQIARQAKVLGKEESFAVVFGAMGITFEEAQFFIKDLKETGAMERAILFLNLADNPAIERIATPRVVFTAAEYYAFTLGAHVLVILTDMTNYCEALREISAARKEIPGRRGYPGYLYTDLATIYERAGRVKDKPGSITLIPILTMPEDDKTHPIPDLTGYITEGQIILSRPLYKKKVGPPVDIMQSLSRLKDKGIGAGKTREDHSDLFNQLLGSYARGKEAEELTVILGEAALSDMDKLYLVFSRSFEEEYISQGNYDNRSIEETLDLGWKLLSIFPDAELKRIREEFLEKYMPKFRKKSEELKVEA